GTGCCTTCCCTGAAGGTTTAAGTGGTGCCTCACCACTCGGCAGCACTCgggctggcagagagcagcagacaCAGATCGATGGGGTTGAGTGGATTCGCTCTGTGCCTGCatgtgcacagcctgccctCCCCTGCCTCCCCGCTCGCCCTGCTGTTATTTCTCTCTGGGGACACCGTTTGCCTGCTCGTCCAAACAAGCTCCGGAGCTTGAAATTGCCAGGGAGTGAAGAGAGAAAAGCCTTCCTACTTATGAGGGACAGGGTGAAGGGAGCCTTGTCCTATGCTGAATGCAGGGAAGAGGGAGCAATTACTGCAATATCATTTTCTGCTGCACGTGGCAGGACCGCTGGCACAGTCTGGTGACAGATCATAAGGATTCTCTGTCTTAATAAGCAGCAAGCATGTCCTGGGGAGCAAATGTCTCATGTAAATATGTATTGGCATGGGGACACGCGTCACACAGGGCTTTCCATCAAAGGAGAGGAAATGCAGCATCATTTGGAGGGCTGCTTCTTTGGAACTGCAACCACAAAGGAATGAATAATAGGATTAATTCACTTAGCTATTGATCTCAGACGCAGCACACATTCTCATTTAACGTTATGAGAACAGCCAGACTCTCATGGTTCATAGCCTGTGGGCAGTACAGCAGAGACAGCATTTGCAAGcccttttccccatttgctGATGAGGTGAATCTTAGCAGCACGTTCCTTATGGTGAGCCACTGGGGAAGGATCTCCTATGGAAAACAGCCTCATGTCTGGACTGGTGACTCTAATGCTGTTCTCTACAAATGTACTCTGAGCAAATAATTGGTGGCCCAAATAACACAGGGACCTACCCATGGAAATTCTGTATAGAAAGCTGAAGAAAGGGAGGGAAGCAAGAAAACAGAATAGGCTCATTTAATTAGGTCTGGATGTACATGCACACAATTTCTCAGCTAATCAGGGAAAAAGTTCAGATACAGCCTCCCCATATCACCATAAACATTGAAGATCTATGACAGTGAGAGAAGAAAGCATGTGGTGCAGGGACACATTAAGACATTTTTCAGTAGCTTCATCGCATGGAACATGAGGTCTGCTCAGGGTCCCAAATAACTTCTTTACCAAATTAATCTGCAAAATTAAGTTTCTCATAACTAGCTCTTACAAAACCACCCTGCCCATAAGCAAGTGGGTGCAAGGGCCAAAAGTAAGTGTCAAAGGTGGTAAAGACCATGCTGGGATCTGTGGAGTGTCACCAGGTGACACCAGTAGAGATGCTGACACCTTAGATGATCCCAAACTGGGCCAGCTCGTGCAGTTCCAGATGGCTGAAAGCTTCCCATGGGCAAATCACGGTGATATctgcaaaagagagaaaatgacaAATGTGTTCTTGTTCTTGCACTCCTTGGATTTATTTTGTATTAATGGAAAGGCTGATTTACTCAGGAAACGTTAACAAGAATGAGATTCCATTTAAAGGTTAAATGAGAAGATGAGTATTTCCAGTCTGGTACTACCTGTCAGACCAAAGCAGATCAGTGTACTTTCTCTCTGTAAGCAAAAGCAAGCCAGCAGTTCCTAGTCTTTTCAGTGACTATGTAAACTGGTGTAACAGTTAATTCCAGTTATGTGGTTTCTCCTCTTCTTATAAATTACCTGTAGCCAAACTGTGATCTCCTCGAAGACATGTGCAGTTTTAGATCAGATGCTGAATAATTTGGCCTACAATATTCAGGATCTGTAACTCTCTCTTCATCAATACTTCAAAGTTCTGACTGGTTACAGCTCATCCAATGCATGTTTCTCAATCCCAGATGGGTACATAAAATTCTTAAAATTAGGATTCTGATGACAACACAAATACTTAACCATCTGGGATTtagtttctgtgattttttggtATTAATAGCTTAGCATTTAGCATTTATTTGAGAATCTCATGCTGCTGAAATTCTTAGCCAGAGTATtagcagaaaacaaacaagcagcCCAGTGTAGGTAGTCTGAAGCTGAAGCATACATAAATGGTCTTTTCTTCATGTAGTGCATAAGCATGGACgtggcagcttggggaggcagAACTAATCTTCTCTGGTGACCCTGAGAGCTGCAGACAGGCCAGGGAAACAGAGGCACCCCTGAATCCTCTCCCATGATCAGGTTTGTCTGCACTAGTGCTAAAGAGGGCATGACAACAACATCCTGCAGAGTTTacctgtgcccagcccctccATGCCTGGGATGTCATCTCCAAACCTAGGAGAGAAAAGAGCAGGTAAGGAGTGAGtttgggacagcagcagggaaagaggAGATGCCCTAAAGCCCCAGCCAAGGAGGAAGAATAGTGGGTAGAGAGTaggagagaagcagctccaggctggagagctgagGGGGCAGGGGGAAGCCTTCTGGCTCCTTGCCCAAGGGAAGATGCACAGAAGCACAATGTAGCAGTGGGGACCTACTCAACCAGCAcggtttcttttctttccaaaattccCTTACCCTCTTACtccttttttggggggcttGCTCTTGAACTGCCTTGTCTGCCTCTGCTTGAACTTGGGAGGCCCCTTGCGTGGTGTGGTGGGGCCGGTTGGAGCATCGCCGGTGTTGAGGTTGGCGGCTGGGGTCTCGCTCATCGCtgggctgtgtgcagcaggcaCGTGCCTCTCTCAGATCCCTCTGCCTGCAAGATAACAGCAAGGACTGACACAACGCTCTGCTTATCTTTTCCGGGTATCAGTAGTCAGATGACAGAATTATGGAAAATATAATTGTGACAGGATTAAAGATATTGGTATTAAAGATAATAAAGAAAGATTGTAATGAGTACAAATTAAGCAGGGTAGCGCTGCCTTTCATCTGGCATGCTAGAATTAAGATGCCAAGCAAAGCACACTTGATCTAAGGCCAAAGATATTTACCCCATGGTGCAATGTCTTGGAGAGCCAGGGAGACTAACACCTCCTATTGTCTCAAATACAGTTGCACTCTTGGAAACAGGTTGCTGCAGAAGCTTGCCCCACAATTTAGGTAAAATAGCAAGTTTAATGCCAATGCTGGAGTTTTTTCCTAGCTAGCCTTGAAATAGTATCGCTGAGGTTTTTGCTTACTGGTTCAGGGCCTGACTACTACAGGAGTCACAAAGACACATGTACAGCTTAGAGAAATATCCTGTCCTTGGGAATCACCATGATATATTCACCTGTTCTCATACTTGTGCCTAAGCATTACCTTTAGAACACTGATGGACATGGGAtgctgggttggaagggtcccTTGTCTGGGTGGAGCTGCAGTTAGGGCCCAACGCTTGTCAATACCAAACTCGTGGGAAATAGCACAAGATCTTTGCAAGATTATACAGAAGGCTAAGGCAACACACTGGAGACTATCTTTTAGGCAGACGTTAATGTCACAAATTTCTCAGGATTTAGAGAAGTAAACCCTGTAACTTTCCCCAGGATGTGCCCATTTTGATATTTTTGAGCATTATCTTAATGTGCTGGCCCCTCTTCACCACACAGCAGAACTGCTGCACTCTGAGCcttttgcttccttcccagAGAGGACAGCTGTAATTCTCACCAGTGCCCAAAGGGAAGCACCCAGCCCTTCATCAAATGTTGTGCTAATTAGTATGACATTAGTATTACAATGGTCTGAACAAGTGCATTTAtggataaaaataaatgcaacttctttctttcttccttgaAGTCATGTTCTTCCCCATGACTGTTATATACCAGGTGTTCATCCCCGTGCATCCAAGCTGATGTAATCGCTGATGGAATTAACTTCAGGATTTGGTTCTAAAGACTAATCTCATAAGGTCTCCATAGTACTCTGGCTTAATCCCCAACATCACCTGCCGTGACACTCTGGACTTCTAATCTCAGAACTATAAATGTCATCAAAGATTTCTTTCCTTAGTCTA
The nucleotide sequence above comes from Passer domesticus isolate bPasDom1 chromosome 5, bPasDom1.hap1, whole genome shotgun sequence. Encoded proteins:
- the PDE6H gene encoding retinal cone rhodopsin-sensitive cGMP 3',5'-cyclic phosphodiesterase subunit gamma, whose amino-acid sequence is MSETPAANLNTGDAPTGPTTPRKGPPKFKQRQTRQFKSKPPKKGVRGFGDDIPGMEGLGTDITVICPWEAFSHLELHELAQFGII